Part of the Nicotiana sylvestris chromosome 5, ASM39365v2, whole genome shotgun sequence genome is shown below.
AGATTCCGTAATAGATCAAGGTGACGTCCAGTCTCCATGATCAAACGATATGTCCTTATGCCTTCAATTGGAGCCTTCATACGATTTCCCATGAACAAGAAATCCTTATTTGGATTTGTAGTTTTGATCGTAAGGAATCCCTGCAACGTAGTAGATACATGAGCAGTTGCGCCAGAATCAAGCCACCAAGTATTATTAGGAACTTCTACTAAATATGATTCGAAACATACAAAAGCACTAATTGTACCTTTCTTTTCGAAACAAGCTTTACGTTTCAAGCAATCTTTCTGATAGTGTCCTTCTTTGTTACAGAAACGACACGTATCTGCCTTATGTTCCTAGTTATCATCCTATTGAGCTTTAGCAGGtgctttcttcttcttgaacTTGTTGGCCTTCACTTTAAGTCCTTTACCAGCTCCTTGACCCATGAGGTTAATTGAATGACCCCCTTGTTTCTTAAGTCTTTACTCCTCCTGAGTAAGCACATGGACAATTCATTAATATTCCACTTATCTTTAATAGTGTTATAGTTAATTTGGAATGGTCCATACTCAGGAGGCAACGAGTTCAGAATAAACTGAACCAAGAAGGAATCATCCACTTTCATCCCCAAGGTCTGAAGTCTTGCTGCAATGTTAGTCATCTCGATGATATGATTTTGCATACTACGCGACCCATCAAACTTCATGGTCGTGAGTTCAGCAATTAGTGAACCAGCGAGAGACTTATCTGCAGAACGAAAACGTTCTTCCACAAACTTCAGGTATTCCCTAGCACTTTCTGTTTGTGGAATAGTACTCTTAATGTTGTTGGCAATATTCATTCGCATAAACATAAAGTTCTCATGCTTTATAGAAAGACTTCTCATCCGCACTGCTAGAATCAGTAATGGCAGTGGACTTATCATTCAGCAGAGCCAAGTCAATATcgagtttcaatttatataaaccaTCACTAAGAAAACCAGAACATAACGTGAAAAATCATCGATAAAAGTGATAAAATATTTCTCTCTGCCAAAAGATGGAACATCAAAGGGTCCACAAATATTGGTGTGTATAATTTCAAGAAGATGGGTGCTTCTTGTGGCACCTTTCTTACTATGCTTGGTTTGCTTTCCCTTAATGCAATCCAAACATATAGTAAGATCAGTAAAATTCATATTCGGAAGAATctcattctttactaatctctctATCATTTCTTTGGATATATGACCCAAACGTCTATGCCACAAGTAAGCAGAACTTTCATCTAGTGAACTCCGTTTAATTCCAACATTATGTTAACATTAAGAAGGGATTCAGAAAAGCCATTCAGAAAAGTTCAATCTAATGAACACAGTAACAGACGAAGCAAGCGAATGAAAAAGAATAGCTGCAAAATAGATAATAAATGCTCACAAATCAATATGGATTCAACAAAACAGTTAAAGCATATCACAATTCTTCTTTGGGTAGATACTACGACACATGATCATAAGTATAAACTTACCTCATCATATTCACTATTCATATAATAATTGATGCACATTTGGGTAAATCCTTAAGTTCTAGCAATAGTGAAAGTTAATTTATCCACTAATTTTTAATTATAGGCATTTTATTGATTTCATGGATAAACTATTATTTTATGTATGCATATTTTCTTGTTATATTCCAtcatctatagttagtttcatcatttaattttggattggaggtaaaaaattggggaaaagttggaagaatgttcttagacctagaattcgacttttgattgggaatttgaccttagatgtGAATAATTTTGGtgtgcatgaactcgtgagagtgtgaga
Proteins encoded:
- the LOC138869460 gene encoding uncharacterized protein gives rise to the protein MNIANNIKSTIPQTESAREYLKFVEERFRSADKSLAGSLIAELTTMKFDGSRSMQNHIIEMTNIAARLQTLGMKVDDSFLVQFILNSLPPEYGPFQINYNTIKDKWNINELSMCLLRRSKDLRNKGVIQLTSWVKELVKDLK